AAAAAAGCTGATTACCTATGGCGTCTTTTTGCTATGGACAGAGCAATGGAAGCAGGTATTGATGATGTGGGTATTGGTGTGCTTTTTGGTTTATTTGACTGGAAGTTTGAGCTTTTAGCAATGATGCAGCACATACAGCATTTAGAAAAAAATTTTGGGGTTGGTCCCCATACCATAAGTGTGCCCCGTATTGAGCCAGCCATCGATACCCCATTTTCACAGAATCCACCATATAGAGTAAGTGATGATGATTTCTTAAAAATAATAGCAATTCTACGGTGTGCGGTACCATATACCGGTATTATATTATCAACTCGTGAAGATCCACTTATGCGAAAAAAAGCATTGATGTTAGGTGTATCGCAAATTTCAGCAGGAAGTAAAACTAATCCTGGTGGATATTCGCTCAATGATGATGTTGATGCACAGTTTAGCATTGGTGATCATAGGAGCCTGGATGAAGTGATCTATGATTTAATTTCAATGGGTTTTATACCTTCATTTTGTACTGCCTGTTACAGATTAGGCAGGACAGGGGAAGACTTTATGGATAAAGCAAAACCGGGACTTATCAAGCAGTTTTGTACTCCCAATGGAATGGCAACGTTTATGGAATATCTATTGGATTATGCCAGTGAAAAGACACAATCAAAAGGAATGGCGTTAATACAATCAATGATGCAGCAAATGGAACCACCTATTGCTGCACGAACACAAAAGCTATTACAGCAAATAAAGAAAGGCAAACGGGATGTCTATTGTTAGTAGTGTGAATGCAATTTGTACAAAAGACAATGTTGATATAAATGATTGTGAATTTATATTGTCTATTACTGACAGCGATGCGGTTAATGAAATCTTTACGATTGCACGCAGTATAACAGATACAATTTCAGGAAGGAAAATATATTTACGTGGATTGATTGAAGTTTCTAATATATGCAGAAAAAACTGCTATTACTGTGGCATACGAAGAGATAATGCAAAGATACAACGGTATACCTTATCGTTTGATGAAATAGCATTGGCTATTCAGTATTGTTATGAAGCGGGTTTTGGTTCAATTGTGTTACAGGCAGGAGAACAATCGGGAGAAAATTTTATATCACTTATTACTAGATCTATTCAATATGCAAAAAGAATTAGCAATGGAAAGTTAGGCATTACTTTGTCATTGGGTGAACAAACGGAAGACACCTACAGAAAGTGGTTTGAAGCCGGTGCTGATAGGTATTTACTGAGAATTGAAACATCAGATCCTTTTTTATATGCAATGCTGCATCCCAAAGACCATTCGTTTAATAAACGTCTTGATTGTCTTTATACATTACAAAAGATTGGATATCAGGTGGGGACGGGAGTGATGATAGGTGTTCCCGGGCAAACAATCACTCATCTGGCACAAGATGTTCTTTTTTTCAAAAGGATGGATGTGGATATGATTGGTATGGGACCTTATGTAGTGCATCCAGATACTCCAACAGGAACTATCGCACAAAATCATTATAATAAAACAAAAATAGTGCAACGTACGTTACTTATGATTGCATTGACCCGCATAGTATGCAGGGATGTGAATATTGCTTCCACGACTGCACTTGAAGTGCTTGATGGTACTGCAGTGCTTAATAGTTTTTATGCAGGAGCCAATGTCAAGATGATAAATGTTACTCCTGAGCATTATAAACGCTACTACGATTTGTACCAGGGTAAAACTGAAGCAGGGGTAGCTGCTCATCAACAATTTGAACAACTTATAACAAAACACGGATTTGCAATTGCATATTACTCAAAAGGTGATCCCGTACATTTTTATACCAGGAGAGAACAATGTCGGTAGTTGTGGAGCGAGATATTATTGGCATTTTTGGATGTATGAACGCCGGTAAAAGCTCGGTGTTAAATTGTATTGTGCAATATGAAGCATCTATAGTTGATTCTACACCTGGGACAACAGCTGACACAAAAGAAGTATTATGTGAGATTCACGAGATTGGGCCAGTAAAACTTCTTGATACAGCAGGTATTGATGAGGGTGGTTTACTTGGTGAAAAAAAGCGAAAAAAGGTTTATGACAATTTAAAGGAGTGTGACTGTGTAATACTGGTTATTGATCCTTCGCGTAATCATTATGAGTACGAAAAAAAATTGATTGATGATGCACGCAACCTGCATAAGCAGATTCTTATTGTGTTCAATATTTTTACTGGTGAGAGTAGAGAAAAAATAAATGATATACGTAACACAATTCCAGCGCTAAAATTTTATGATTGGATTGCAATAAAAGCAAATGATACATCATACAGAAATGCCCTGATCCAGTTTATTGTTACTCACTATAGACCTAAATCAAAAGAAGCTCCTTTAATTCCTTTTTTAAAAAA
This region of Spirochaetota bacterium genomic DNA includes:
- the hydG gene encoding [FeFe] hydrogenase H-cluster radical SAM maturase HydG produces the protein METYIDEQCIVNTLQNVTVDSYAIKEILAKAKELKGLDSKDVAILSAISTEMANELYETADYIKKQIYGNRIVLFAPLYISNYCANDCVYCAFRASNRTIKRNYLTMEQIKCEVETLVEQGHKRLLLVAGEAYPPYSSNKRGLQYILDAIENVYSVKKRNGEIRRLNVNIAPLTVEEFKELKAAKIGTYQLFQETYHKDTYSKVHPKGKKADYLWRLFAMDRAMEAGIDDVGIGVLFGLFDWKFELLAMMQHIQHLEKNFGVGPHTISVPRIEPAIDTPFSQNPPYRVSDDDFLKIIAILRCAVPYTGIILSTREDPLMRKKALMLGVSQISAGSKTNPGGYSLNDDVDAQFSIGDHRSLDEVIYDLISMGFIPSFCTACYRLGRTGEDFMDKAKPGLIKQFCTPNGMATFMEYLLDYASEKTQSKGMALIQSMMQQMEPPIAARTQKLLQQIKKGKRDVYC
- the hydE gene encoding [FeFe] hydrogenase H-cluster radical SAM maturase HydE — encoded protein: MSIVSSVNAICTKDNVDINDCEFILSITDSDAVNEIFTIARSITDTISGRKIYLRGLIEVSNICRKNCYYCGIRRDNAKIQRYTLSFDEIALAIQYCYEAGFGSIVLQAGEQSGENFISLITRSIQYAKRISNGKLGITLSLGEQTEDTYRKWFEAGADRYLLRIETSDPFLYAMLHPKDHSFNKRLDCLYTLQKIGYQVGTGVMIGVPGQTITHLAQDVLFFKRMDVDMIGMGPYVVHPDTPTGTIAQNHYNKTKIVQRTLLMIALTRIVCRDVNIASTTALEVLDGTAVLNSFYAGANVKMINVTPEHYKRYYDLYQGKTEAGVAAHQQFEQLITKHGFAIAYYSKGDPVHFYTRREQCR